In Montipora foliosa isolate CH-2021 chromosome 13, ASM3666993v2, whole genome shotgun sequence, one DNA window encodes the following:
- the LOC137981560 gene encoding uncharacterized protein has product MRNCEIPSSSSCHLDHSSRSSDGSKSSQPIPADDGSRGLPVTSITSGSRWLNGPAFLRLPEEKWPKGNSTLEPPKQYVDDPQTQETTVTCIGEVKDTKNQTEYFCPAKYSSLTKFLRVTAHLARFIYNCRHSKSERRIGALLVEDIEQARKFWVCSTQAESFPQDVAALKRKQHVSSKSKLVSLSPFLDEHGIVRAGGRIERADIPFCSRHPILLSPDHEFTRLIIMNCHERLKHKEVDHVRNELRQQYWILRCRATVRKILHQCSYCRRRRAKPVPPMMASLRYYRLQIAPPFSKVGVDFFGPLRVKYLRKQEKRDGCLLTCLVTRAIHLEVAFSLSTDSFIMCLRRFIARRGKPSVMYSDNGTNFVRANRELRECIDHWNQDMIGGLLSTMELSGCSTLQPRHISGVCGSASGDRARKR; this is encoded by the coding sequence ATGCGAAATTGTGAAATTCCATCTAGCTCTTCCTGCCACTTAGACCACTCCTCTAGAAGCTCTGATGGCAGTAAATCGTCCCAACCAATCCCAGCTGATGATGGTAGCAGGGGACTACCAGTAACCTCGATTACATCTGGCAGTCGTTGGCTAAATGGTCCTGCATTTTTGCGCCTTCCTGAAGAGAAATGGCCAAAGGGAAATTCAACACTTGAACCTCCCAAGCAATACGTTGATGACCCACAAACTCAAGAGACAACTGTGACCTGCATTGGTGAAGTGAAAGATACGAAGAACCAGACTGAGTACTTTTGCCCAGCTAAGTACTCGTCCCTGACAAAGTTTCTCAGAGTAACTGCGCACCTTGCCCGGTTTATCTACAACTGTAGGCACTCGAAATCAGAACGTCGCATTGGTGCGCTTTTGGTTGAAGACATAGAGCAGGCCCGAAAGTTTTGGGTCTGCAGTACCCAAGCGGAATCATTTCCTCAAGACGTTGCAGCGCTCAAGAGGAAACAACATGTTTCAAGCAAGAGCAAATTGGTATCACTATCACCCTTTCTTGATGAACATGGAATTGTTCGTGCCGGTGGTCGAATTGAGAGAGCCGACATTCCATTTTGCAGTCGTCACCCGATATTGCTATCACCCGATCATGAGTTCACCCGTCTTATCATCATGAATTGCCATGAGAGACTGAAACATAAAGAAGTGGACCATGTCAGAAATGAGTTGAGACAACAGTATTGGATCTTGCGCTGCCGAGCTACAGTACGAAAGATTCTTCATCAGTGTTCTTACTGCCGGAGGCGGAGAGCAAAACCCGTCCCGCCCATGATGGCGAGTCTCCGTTATTATCGTCTACAGATTGCACCACCATTCTCTAAAGTTGgcgtggatttctttggaccgCTTAGGGTGAAGTATCTAAGGAAACAGGAGAAGAGAGATGGCTGTCTCCTTACTTGCCTGGTGACTAGAGCAATTCACTTGGAAGTCGCCTTTTCGTTGTCTACTGATTCCTTTATTATGTGTCTTAGACGGTTTATTGCTAGAAGAGGTAAACCATCTGTCATGTACTCTGACAATGGAACAAATTTTGTTAGAGCGAACCGTGAGTTACGCGAGTGTATCGATCATTGGAACCAAGATATGATCGGAGGGTTGTTGAGTACGATGGAACTCAGTGGGTGTTCAACCCTCCAGCCGCGCCACATATCGGGGGTGTGTGGAAGCGCCTCGGGAGATCGTGCAAGAAAGCGCTAG
- the LOC137981561 gene encoding uncharacterized protein, which yields MAKTRVAPKKPLSIPKLELQAAVLSTRLSLVVVKEHDYIIDSTYFWTDSSTVFQSQEIRIRFGKPSLVVKVTLDRLRKTARIQSDKLQEVRNLSDVVSTTVWTLKKFGYESDLKAEANVSLAVDKLSQELKIKWKDNTKATKLERPSLVDFSLWLKGQADIYDDCYPKVSGRFSSQPPKNKNRFGGPSGMTERQNNFLSNFVSRPKPTNSSCIMGDGQGHKLSSCPKFKALSVEERLKKVQKHGLCFSCLSPQHWLNNCSNQKQCGVNGCSRSHTALLHKLRNVTSMENSDVVSATYPAVQTAVGSSTEHSNSSHRSSHTSVLLQVVPVTLYGPKGYFNTHAMLDTGSTCSLLLVDVAERLGLDGPVESVLLNGIQKTSELLTKRINVQVSPVNDFGTQYDVNGVLVVNHLNVPQKKVKLRELQEKWPHLSDLELTEVAGTQVNVQCLLKALPFLLEIA from the coding sequence ATGGCCAAGACTCGGGTAGCACCCAAGAAACCCTTAAGCATACCAAAACTTGAATTGCAAGCTGCTGTTTTGAGTACGAGATTATCTTTGGTAGTCGTCAAGGAGCACGATTATATCATTGACTCTACCTATTTCTGGACAGACAGTAGTACTGTGTTCCAGTCTCAAGAGATTAGAATCAGATTTGGCAAACCCTCTCTTGTTGTGAAAGTCACATTGGACAGACTCCGGAAAACAGCTCGTATCCAAAGTGATAAACTTCAAGAAGTTAGGAACTTGTCTGATGTTGTGTCAACTACTGTGTGGACTTTGAAGAAGTTTGGATATGAAAGTGATCTGAAAGCGGAAGCTAACGTTTCCCTCGCTGTTGACAAGCTGTCTCAAGAGCTGAAAATCAAATGGAAAGATAACACCAAAGCTACCAAGTTGGAAAGGCCTAGTCTTGTTGACTTCAGTTTGTGGTTAAAGGGTCAGGCCGATATTTATGATGATTGCTATCCAAAGGTGTCAGGCAGGTTTTCATCTCAACCTCCCAAGAATAAAAATCGGTTTGGTGGGCCTAGTGGAATGACAGAGAGACAAAACAATTTCTTGAGTAACTTTGTATCTCGTCCCAAGCCAACAAATTCCTCTTGCATCATGGGAGATGGGCAGGGACACAAGTTATCTTCTTGCCCTAAGTTTAAGGCCCTAAGTGTGGAAGAACGCCttaaaaaagtacaaaaacaTGGGTTGTGCTTCTCTTGCCTCAGTCCTCAACATTGGCTAAACAATTGTTCAAATCAGAAACAGTGTGGTGTAAATGGGTGCTCACGATCACACACTGCATTGTTGCACAAATTAAGGAACGTGACTTCAATGGAGAATAGTGACGTAGTATCAGCTACTTACCCTGCGGTTCAAACAGCAGTCGGTTCATCTACTGAACATTCTAACTCATCCCATAGAAGTAGTCACACCTCTGTATTGTTACAAGTGGTACCAGTAACCCTCTATGGTCCAAAGGGATACTTTAACACTCACGCAATGTTGGACACGGGAAGTACTTGTAGCTTGCTGCTAGTAGATGTTGCCGAAAGGCTTGGTTTGGATGGTCCTGTGGAAAGTGTGCTCTTAAATGGAATTCAGAAAACCTCTGAGCTGTTGACAAAGCGTATTAACGTACAAGTTAGTCCAGTAAATGACTTTGGTACCCAATATGATGTGAATGGAGTTCTTGTGGTTAATCATCTGAACGTGCCTCAGAAGAAAGTGAAACTCCGGGAGCTACAAGAAAAGTGGCCACACCTCTCGGACTTGGAGCTGACTGAAGTCGCAGGGACTCAAGTCAATGTCCAATGTCTCCTGAAAGCGCTACCTTTTCTTCTCGAAATCGCATGA